From the Methanocaldococcus fervens AG86 genome, the window CTCAATGTTAGCAGCTGTTTGCCCTACTTTTTCCTTATCAATTCCGGTAACTATAACGTCCTCTCCGCTAATCTTAACTGTAACTCCTTCCATAATTCTTGCTCTTCTTGGGTGTTTTTCCCCTAAGAAGTTTTCAATAATAACTTCATTACCTTTAACGCTAACTTTCATTGGGAAGTGTGCATATCTAATCTTTAACTTGTATGTAAATCCTTCAGTAACTCCTTTAATCATGTTGTTTATATGAGCCCTTATAGTTCCAACCATTGCTTTATCCTTTCTCCTTGGATATTCACAGAAGATGACTATTTCATCCCCTTCTTTTTTAATTACAATTTTTGGATGCTCAAATTTTCTTCTCAATTCTTTTCCTCCACTTCTTACAACAACTTCGTTGTTGTTTATCTCAACCTGAACGTTTTCAGGTATTTTTATTCTCTCCTCAATATAGGCGGCAACTGGCATAAACTCACCTCAAAATTTAAATTTAATTTAGAACGTGTTTAATATACGTAAGCTAATAACCTTCCTCCTAATCCTCTTTTCTTCGCTTCTTCGTGGCTCATAACTCCCTGTGTTGTTGAAACAATTAATATACCAAAGTCTCTTGCTGGTAAGTATCTTTTCTCAAATTTTTCGTATCCAAATTTCTTAACTGGAAATCTTGGTTTTATAGCTCCACACTTGTTTATTTTCCCTACCAACTCAACTTTAAATATTCCAGCTCTACCGTCTTCTATAAATTCAAACTCTCCTATGTAGCCGTTATCCTGCATAACTTTTAAAACCCTTCCAATTAATTTAGACGCTGGTTTTATATAGACTACCTTTTTACCCACTCTCTCACAGTTAGAGATATGGTTTAATGCATTTGCTAGTGGGTCCATTAAACTCATGTTTTCCCTCCATTAAGAATTTTTAATTTAGAGCTTGAGTGTTTTGGTTTAATCTAATTTTTTAAATCCTAATTTGTAAGCTATTTCTCTAAAACACTGTCTGCAGAGGTTTAATCCATACTTCCTAATTAATCCTGGACCTACGTGCCCACATCTTTGGCAAGGTCTAATTCCATAACCATATTTCTTTTTCCATGGTTTTTTTGCCATTTACATCACCTTTTTATTGTGTTTCTTCTTCCTCCTCTAATAATCTCTCAACTTTAACTCCAAATGTTTTTTCTATAAATTCAATAGCCTCTTCTCTTGTTAATCTATGTCTTCTTGGAATCTTAGCTCTACATCTCTTTCTTCTCTTAACTCTAAATCCTGGTCTTTCTAAAGTGACACAAACGTCCATACCATAAACTCCAATCATTGGGTCGTATTTTTGTCCAGGGAAGTCTATGTGCTCATGAATACCAAATGAGAAGTTTCCATAATCATCAAATGAGTAATCATACAATTTCTTACCTTCTTTTTGGAAAGCTTCAAATGCATTCTTTAAAAATTCTTCTGCCCTCTTCCCTCTTAATGTAACTTTTAATCCAATTGGTAATTTCTTCCTAATTCCAAATGATG encodes:
- a CDS encoding 50S ribosomal protein L6, translating into MPVAAYIEERIKIPENVQVEINNNEVVVRSGGKELRRKFEHPKIVIKKEGDEIVIFCEYPRRKDKAMVGTIRAHINNMIKGVTEGFTYKLKIRYAHFPMKVSVKGNEVIIENFLGEKHPRRARIMEGVTVKISGEDVIVTGIDKEKVGQTAANIEQATRIKGRDPRVFQDGIYIVEKAGKAI
- a CDS encoding 30S ribosomal protein S8, which produces MSLMDPLANALNHISNCERVGKKVVYIKPASKLIGRVLKVMQDNGYIGEFEFIEDGRAGIFKVELVGKINKCGAIKPRFPVKKFGYEKFEKRYLPARDFGILIVSTTQGVMSHEEAKKRGLGGRLLAYVY
- a CDS encoding 30S ribosomal protein S14 codes for the protein MAKKPWKKKYGYGIRPCQRCGHVGPGLIRKYGLNLCRQCFREIAYKLGFKKLD
- a CDS encoding 50S ribosomal protein L5; protein product: MSFEELWQKNPMLKPRIEKVVVNFGVGESGDRLTKGAQVMEELTGQKPIRTRAKQTNPSFGIRKKLPIGLKVTLRGKRAEEFLKNAFEAFQKEGKKLYDYSFDDYGNFSFGIHEHIDFPGQKYDPMIGVYGMDVCVTLERPGFRVKRRKRCRAKIPRRHRLTREEAIEFIEKTFGVKVERLLEEEEETQ